In Streptococcus porcinus, the genomic window ATTGATTAATTCTATGGTAGTCCTTTGTCATTGGCGCAGATGGGACTGCACTCCCAACAATTATTAATTATTATAAACCAGAGTTTGGTTTTACAGAATTTGCTGCAGTCAAGCATCTATTTCCGTGATAGTTAAGTTTGAATTTAATGGCATAGAGCTAGAGAAAATAAGCACTTTAGACGAATAGGCCGAAAAAATTTATCTAGTGTAACGAGAGTTACGAGCTAAATGTAAAAAAAAGCCGCTTAGGTGTATTTCTAAGCGACTTTTTATTGTGTTAGTTTTTAGGAGTTGCAGTACCAGTCAAGTAATCGAGATTAACGTTAGGAGCAGAATTTTCTAAGACTACTGTTATAACACCATTTTCATCGATACGTTCTTTATCGCTGTTTAATCTTATAGGTAGTAACTTACCAGATGCATCAATACCAACATATTGCAATTCGATTTGACGAGGAAGGAGTTCATTACCTTGATAGATTGGGGTTACTTTATAGTCTAACCAAAAATCAGGATGTAATGCAAGCCAAGAGTCTAAACGATTTTCATAGTATAGCATACCGTCAGGATTACTGTCGTTTGTTCCAGTATAAGCTCCGGTATTTAGCCAAGCAGTCATAGTCACTAGGTTTCTAGGCTCATCATTTAAGCCGCAGAATTGATAGCCAACTAAATGACCACGGTTCATTACCCATGCTTTTTTTGTTCCATCTCCATATGGAAATTGATAGTTATGCCACCCTACAGGGTCATAATTTATTTTAGTACGTTTATCTTTTGTTTCATGTCTGTCTTGAAGTTGTATGTGCGAAGAAGTAGCGCGGTGTAGATTATCTAATTCATTAAGTTGTAGTTGATACTGCCCCGTAAATGGAAGTATTTTATTCGATATAGAGCTCGGAGAATGCGAGTTTGCGTGTGCTACGTTTGGATAGGTCAGTATTCTATCGGCGTCAACGCTTGTCGTCGTTATAGAAAGGGAAAGTAATAATAAAACAACAGTAAGCAAACTTGTCTTTTGTTTAGATAATTTCATGATAACACCTAAACCTTTCCGATTTTAGCTTTTAGAGTGGATCAATTATTGCACTTTACTAGTTAAGTATACCACTTTTAATTAAAAAAACATGACATTAATAAAATTAATTTAATACAAATATTGCTCTAAATGTTCTTTTATTTTAATTTTATGATCAAAAAAACGCTTCCATATAACATATTTTTATAATAATCACTTTTTAAAAAAATCTTTCTGTCATCAACGAAAAAATTGGGGGGAGAAATCGTCATGGTCAGATTATTGTAATTTTTCCTACATTTGTCCATCTGCTGTAGTAAATCTTTCAATATCAACTAAAAATTAAGTTAACTTAATTTTTATATTACAAACAATAAAATAAAATTATTCGGCATATCTAAATTTATCTTGAAAGCTTCTAAACTTTGTGTTACTATACTTACTAAGCGGAGCCTTAGTAAGTTCCACTCGATTCAAGAAAGTTTCGTTTAACTTTATAAAACATGTGGGGGTGAAGTAGGAGATGACTTCCTTCCAGAAAACAGAAGACATTACCAGAAACATCCCAATTGTGGTCGAATTTTGATAAATCAGTGCCCCTATTGGGAGGCTTTTTTGGTGCTCGAAATCATGTCATTTTCTTATAGATTTAAAAAAGGAACTAAATTGTAGGGTTGATGATAAAGAGACAGAGAACTGTGGCATCAAGCACAAAAAAGTATCAGTCTGGAATAGTTTAAGGATGCTATTACCAGTCAATTATGAGTGGAAAAAATTGGCTTTTAGAAAGGTTTTACCACAATGAAAAAACATATTAAAACGATTGCCTTGACTCTTACTACAGTATCTGTAGTTGTTCACTGCCAAGAGGTTTATGGCTTGGAAAAAGAAGAAGTGCCAAAGCACGCGCAGACTCCACCAACATCGCATGATGATTGGTTTGAAGAAACTGACCGTAGAGACAATCTAGATGGCAATAAAGAATTATCTTCTCTTGATTCAACTGTTACCGATTTATTTTCTGATGAGAGTAGTTCGCATCCTCAGGCAATAGCAGAGGTTACTACCAAATCAACTGAAGAACCTTCTGAAAGAGTAAAAGAGGAGAAAGATCAATCTGCAGCAAAAAGCCAATCTGAAGTCAAAGCTGAACAAGACAAAGAAGCAGATGTTCCAGATAAGAAGGATACTTTACCATCTACTTGGGAAGTAACAGATTTTATCACTAGGGGGGATACTCTTGTTGGTTTTTCAAAATCAGGAATTGAGAAATTATCTCATACCAGTCATCTCATTTTGCCTAGTCAAGCAGCAGATGGCACGCCTTTAACCCAAGTAGCTAGTTTTGCATTTACCCCAGATAAAAAAACAGCAATTGCAGAGTATACAAGTAGGTTAGGAGAAAATGGAGAGACTAGTCATTTGGATGTTTCTAAGAGAGAAATCATTAATGAAGGTGAAATCTTTAATGCTTATCTGATAACTAAGGTCACGATTCCAAACGGCTATAAGCATATAGGCTCAGATGCTTTTGTAGATAATAAAAATATTTCTGAAATTAACTTACCAAATAGCCTTGAAAGCATTTCTGACTATGCTTTTGCCCATATGTCTTTAAAACACGTAACCTTACCAGATAACCTAAAAACCATTGGAGAGTTAGCATTCTTTGATAATCAGATTACAGGTAAACTTTATTTGCCTATGAGGTTAACTCGCTTAGCAGAACGGGCCTTCAAATCGAACCACATTCAAACAATTGAGTTTGGTGGAGACAAACTAAAAAGCATAGGAGAAGCTTGTTTCCAAGATAATGCTTTGACAAATGTGACCTTACCTGACGGTTTGGAAAAAATAGAATCAGAAGCTTTTACAGGCAATCCAGGGGATGACAGTTATAACAATTATGTTGTTTTATGGACAAAGTCAGGTCAAAATCCTCATCAACTTGCGACAGAAAATGTTTATATCAATCCAGATAAGTCTTTACGGCATGAGAATCAGGATCTTGATTATAGTA contains:
- a CDS encoding DNA/RNA non-specific endonuclease: MKLSKQKTSLLTVVLLLLSLSITTTSVDADRILTYPNVAHANSHSPSSISNKILPFTGQYQLQLNELDNLHRATSSHIQLQDRHETKDKRTKINYDPVGWHNYQFPYGDGTKKAWVMNRGHLVGYQFCGLNDEPRNLVTMTAWLNTGAYTGTNDSNPDGMLYYENRLDSWLALHPDFWLDYKVTPIYQGNELLPRQIELQYVGIDASGKLLPIRLNSDKERIDENGVITVVLENSAPNVNLDYLTGTATPKN